The Blastocatellia bacterium genome contains the following window.
CGCCGCCGACGCGGGAGAACGCCGCTCCCAACTCCGCATAGGTGAAGGCGCCCAGCAGCGATAATCCTCCCGCTAGGAGCCACACGGCGAAGACCAAGCCCGGCGCTTCCACCGCTCGCGCAATCGTGTTCGGGACGATGAAGATGCCCGTTCCGATAATAGTCCCCACGATGATCGAACTGGCCTCCTTGAGGCCGAGTCCGCGATGCAGTTTCTCCTCGCCGAGTGTCGGCGTAGGAACAGCCATCATCCCCCTCCCTGGCCCTATTGGCGTTCCCGCAGCTTCACCCATCCTTTGGCCACCAGCTCGTTGACGAATACTTCGATGTCCGTCAGCGCCACGTTCTCGAATTCGGCGGATGCCGCCCAATAGATGTGAGCGAGACTGCGCTCTCCATCAATCAAATTCTTGACGAGAGTCGAGAGCCCAAGCCCCAGTCGTGGAGAAGTGTACTCGAGCCACGCGCGGAATTCCGGCCCCAGTGAGAGCGTGCGCATGGGGATGAACTGATGAAGGCGCCGCTCTTCGGCCTCCGGCTCCAACTCCTGCGGCGCGACGCCAAGCGTTCGACATGTGCGCTCATACTGCTCGGTCAAGAGCTGAACGGCGGCTTCTTGAAGGACGAAGAGATTCCACGTGAAGCCGGACTCGTATTTGAGCGTGGCGACAGGATCAGAGGCTCCTTCAGCGAGCGCGAGCTTCGCGAGCGAGGCGAGGATACGACTCTCGCGCTCGTACGCCTGTTGCACGATGTGATACGCGCGTTTGAAGCGCGCGTGGACGTCCTCGCGAGTGCCCTCAGCGATCCATTGCAGCGCTCGCGCTTCGGCCTCTCCAAGGCGTTCCGCTCCTCCCGCGCGCACTTCAGCCAAGAGCTTCGGTAAATCACGTGCCGTCGCATTGGCGAGGAAAAGACCACACGCCGCGCCCAGGAACACCATTCGCTTGAGCGCCGTGGGATCCAGATGTTCAACCCGATCCTCGCTCGTGTGGATGTATCGGAGCGAAGGCGCGGCCAGGCTGATCGAAGGGACGCCGATGCCGCTCGTCTCGAAGACGAGATGGTCCGACAGCGGCGCGTAGGGCCAGAATTGCAACGCGAAGGGATCGCGCGTCCCCGTCGGCGCCACGAAAAGCGGCGAAGGCGCGCGCCCAACAGGAGCCAGATCTGACGCCAAGCGCGCGATCGCGCGGATGATATCGTCGGCGAACGTCCCCATCCAGCTCGGCTGTCGAATCGCGATGAAATCCGTGCGTCCGTGCCGATCTCCGCCCGCTTGGTCAATGTTGACGTTCACCAACAGGCGGGAGGCTTCCTCGGGATTTGCGAAGAAGTAGCGATATGTGCTCTCGATCTCCGTCACCCACCAGAAGCGCATCGTTCGCAGAGGCGGTGGGATCTTCCCCTGGCGGATGAGTGTCAGAAGGACGCGCGCGATCTCTAAGAGGGCAGCGCTTCCGGAGGCATTGTCGTTCGCTCCCGGTGGCGGATGATCGAGATGAGCCGTGAAGACGATATCTTGATCGCGAACGCGCGTGCCGGGGATTTCGGCGACGACCATCTTCATCTGTCCCGGCCATCGCATATCCACGCGCAGACGGACGCGGGCACGAAGTCGTTCCCCCTGCGCTAACCGTTGCGCGAGCGCTCGACCGCGAGTCGGCGAGAGCATGAAGGCGAATCCGGGAGTTCCCTGCTTCGCGCGTTCTGGAGAGAGATATCCCCAGGCCACAGCTTCTTCGGACGCGGCGATGCCGAAGAATGCGCTCTGCGCGTAGGAGATGATCCCCACTGCTCCGCGTTCGACGATCGCCAGTGGTTCGACCTGATGCGGCGGGCCGCTCGCCAGCACGATCTTCCCTCGCACGTCCACGCCGCGATAATCGGCCGCATTCGTCCCTCCGCCGACGGCGACGATCTCGGCTTCCACCTCAGCATCGCGGCTGTATTGAGCGACGGAGAGCGGAAGCTCGGCCGCATCAGCGAGCTTGACCGGTTCCGGATCAAGCACCCAGAGTTCACCGCGCCGCACGTCCCAGGAGGGGACATCGGCAGGAAAGCTGAGAATGCGCACGCCGGCCAATCCCACAGCGCGCGCGCGTTCGGCCACGATCTCAGCGGCGCGAGCGAATCCTTGAGAAGCCGGATATCGGGCGAGGGCCGCCAGTTCCGCCGTGATCGCTAGGACGCGCTCGCCCGAGGCTTCGGCGAGAAGTTGCGAGACGAGGTCCGAGGGCAACAATGACGCTGGTAGAGCGACCGCCGAAGGATTCGCGAGGCTCGCGAAGACGAGGATGCTCAGGAAAAGATGCGCTCGACGCCGCGACCGAGTGAACCTCATGCCTCCAGCTCCGCCAAAATCGCCTCAGTGAATTCCGTCGTCGTCGCCGTCCCTCCTAAATCGCGGGTGCGAATCTGCCGCTCGGCGAGCACCCGGCACAGAGCTGCGTAAATTCGATCGGCTGCTTCCGCCTCCCCGATGTGGCGCAGCATCATCAAAGCCGACAGGAGCATCGCCGTCGGATTAGCCAGATTCTTCCCGGCGATGTCCGGTGCGCTCCCATGCACGGCCTCGAAGACGGCAATCGTATCTCCGAGATTCGCTCCCCCAACAACCCCCAATCCACCGACGAGCCCGGCTGCGAGGTCGGAGATGATGTCCCCGTAGAGGTTCTCCAAAAGCAGGACGTCAAACTGCTGCGGATTCATCACCAGCTGCATGCAAGCGTTGTCCACGATCTTCTCCTCGATCTCGATCTCGGGATAGTCGCGCGCGACGCGCCGAAAGCAGTCCAAGAAGAGCCCATCCGAGAGCTTCATGATGTTGGCCTTATGCACGGCTGTCACCTTCCGTCTCCGCTCTCGGCGCGCGTACTCGAAGGCGAAGCGCGCGATGCGCGTCGAGGCGCGCTCGGTGATGATCTTGAGCGATTCGACGACGCCCGGCACGACGATGTGTTCCAATCCCGAGTAGAGGTCCTCCGTGTTCTCGCGCACGACGACGAGGTCCACGGAGCCGAAGCGTGTGGGGATGCCGGGAAGGTTGCGCACCGGACGGAGATTGGCGTACAGGTCCAATTCCTTTCGCAAGCGCACGTTGACGCTCGGAAAGCCTTCGCCGATGGGCGTCGTGATCGGCCCTTTGAGAGCCACGCGGTTGCGCTCGATGGATTCCAAGACCGCGAAGGGGAGGGGATCGCCGTAGCGATTGAGAGCTTGCATCCCCGCGACGTGCTCTTCCCACTGGATGGGGACGCGGGCTGCCGCAAGGATTCGCACGACGGCCGCGGAAACTTCTGGCCCAATGCCATCTCCCGGAATC
Protein-coding sequences here:
- a CDS encoding M28 family peptidase, giving the protein MRFTRSRRRAHLFLSILVFASLANPSAVALPASLLPSDLVSQLLAEASGERVLAITAELAALARYPASQGFARAAEIVAERARAVGLAGVRILSFPADVPSWDVRRGELWVLDPEPVKLADAAELPLSVAQYSRDAEVEAEIVAVGGGTNAADYRGVDVRGKIVLASGPPHQVEPLAIVERGAVGIISYAQSAFFGIAASEEAVAWGYLSPERAKQGTPGFAFMLSPTRGRALAQRLAQGERLRARVRLRVDMRWPGQMKMVVAEIPGTRVRDQDIVFTAHLDHPPPGANDNASGSAALLEIARVLLTLIRQGKIPPPLRTMRFWWVTEIESTYRYFFANPEEASRLLVNVNIDQAGGDRHGRTDFIAIRQPSWMGTFADDIIRAIARLASDLAPVGRAPSPLFVAPTGTRDPFALQFWPYAPLSDHLVFETSGIGVPSISLAAPSLRYIHTSEDRVEHLDPTALKRMVFLGAACGLFLANATARDLPKLLAEVRAGGAERLGEAEARALQWIAEGTREDVHARFKRAYHIVQQAYERESRILASLAKLALAEGASDPVATLKYESGFTWNLFVLQEAAVQLLTEQYERTCRTLGVAPQELEPEAEERRLHQFIPMRTLSLGPEFRAWLEYTSPRLGLGLSTLVKNLIDGERSLAHIYWAASAEFENVALTDIEVFVNELVAKGWVKLRERQ
- a CDS encoding isocitrate dehydrogenase (NAD(+)); protein product: MGYTITLIPGDGIGPEVSAAVVRILAAARVPIQWEEHVAGMQALNRYGDPLPFAVLESIERNRVALKGPITTPIGEGFPSVNVRLRKELDLYANLRPVRNLPGIPTRFGSVDLVVVRENTEDLYSGLEHIVVPGVVESLKIITERASTRIARFAFEYARRERRRKVTAVHKANIMKLSDGLFLDCFRRVARDYPEIEIEEKIVDNACMQLVMNPQQFDVLLLENLYGDIISDLAAGLVGGLGVVGGANLGDTIAVFEAVHGSAPDIAGKNLANPTAMLLSALMMLRHIGEAEAADRIYAALCRVLAERQIRTRDLGGTATTTEFTEAILAELEA